Proteins from a genomic interval of Paenibacillus sp. FSL R5-0623:
- a CDS encoding dipeptidase — MKEQTYFEQNREKHLAELNEWLSIPSISAISEHKEDINRAAQWAADALTRAGMENVEVIQTAGHPIVYADHLHAPGKPTALIYGHYDVQPVDPLNLWETPPFEPTVRDGKLYARGATDDKGQIFLHIKAVEAILAENKELPVNIKFCIEGEEEISSPNLPIYLNEHTDKLRADMVLISDTSLLEKGKPAISTGLRGLCSLHVDLNTANTDLHSGSFGGGVPNALHALVSLLASLHDEQGRVSVDGFYDGVLPLSPEMREEFVKQGFNEEQLRQDLGLEQLYGEEGYSFVERVGARPTLELNGVWGGFQGEGSKTVIPKDAHAKITCRLVADQDPQHVLDRIEAHLRAHVQPGATLHVKQIEKAFAFNTDPSNPILQKAADAYEHVYGVRALFTKDGGSIPIVEKLSRVLEIPAVMMGFGLPDENLHAPNEHFNLENFDKGLLTIVQFLKSL, encoded by the coding sequence ATGAAAGAACAGACTTATTTTGAACAAAATAGAGAAAAACACCTGGCAGAACTGAATGAATGGTTGTCCATTCCAAGTATCTCTGCCATTTCAGAGCATAAAGAGGATATTAACCGTGCAGCACAATGGGCAGCAGATGCGCTCACACGTGCAGGCATGGAAAACGTAGAGGTCATTCAAACGGCTGGACATCCGATTGTCTATGCAGATCACCTGCATGCACCCGGCAAACCGACGGCTCTGATCTATGGACATTATGATGTACAACCTGTTGATCCGCTTAACCTGTGGGAGACACCTCCTTTCGAACCTACCGTTCGTGATGGCAAGCTGTATGCCCGTGGTGCAACGGATGACAAAGGACAGATCTTCCTACATATCAAGGCAGTTGAAGCCATTCTCGCCGAAAACAAAGAACTTCCAGTTAATATCAAGTTCTGCATTGAAGGCGAAGAGGAGATCTCCAGCCCGAACTTGCCCATCTATCTGAATGAACATACAGACAAGCTGCGTGCAGATATGGTACTGATCTCGGATACGTCCTTGCTTGAAAAAGGTAAACCGGCGATCTCTACAGGCCTGCGTGGTCTATGCTCGCTTCACGTAGATCTGAACACAGCCAATACCGACTTGCACTCCGGTTCATTTGGTGGTGGTGTACCTAACGCACTGCACGCACTCGTATCCCTGCTCGCTTCGTTGCATGATGAGCAAGGTCGTGTAAGTGTAGATGGTTTCTATGACGGCGTACTGCCACTGTCTCCTGAGATGAGAGAAGAATTTGTGAAACAGGGCTTCAATGAAGAACAGCTTCGTCAAGACCTCGGGCTGGAGCAATTGTACGGTGAAGAAGGTTACTCGTTCGTGGAACGTGTTGGCGCTCGTCCAACATTGGAACTGAATGGCGTATGGGGTGGTTTCCAGGGTGAAGGCAGCAAAACGGTTATTCCAAAGGATGCTCATGCCAAAATTACATGCCGCCTTGTCGCGGATCAAGATCCACAACATGTATTGGATCGTATCGAAGCACATCTGCGCGCTCACGTTCAACCAGGTGCAACGCTGCATGTGAAACAGATCGAAAAAGCTTTTGCTTTCAACACCGATCCTTCCAATCCAATTCTGCAAAAAGCAGCAGATGCGTATGAGCACGTGTATGGCGTTCGTGCCCTCTTTACCAAAGATGGCGGCTCCATTCCGATTGTTGAGAAGCTCTCACGTGTACTTGAAATCCCTGCTGTTATGATGGGCTTTGGATTGCCCGATGAGAACCTGCATGCTCCGAACGAGCACTTCAACCTGGAGAACTTTGATAAAGGGTTGTTGACGATTGTTCAGTTTTTGAAGAGTTTGTAA
- a CDS encoding AraC family transcriptional regulator, which produces MEPTRSDRIFGRFKRLSDLKAGRHKGRFYRNSLMLILLIASIPGLITGIVMYQQVVGRMETEFNQMHQNQIENRARNVDDQLAYLEMNLSHWAFEPRFGNALRTLDFVYYFNETQEIVTTLYVLQGSHPLIKSAQLYLQEPKPILFNRDYTELNDEAKVQAYDRYLSMGNHVYWTDWVSSVKRDTEPSTNDSLLHTDAGNALVLVHKIPGESINPFGALIITLDNEKVASLLKTLTPYDEGLTFLMDQEGNTLVTGNPGTAGETSAFEQQLKEEVVLHAGSRSFLFRYEDQTYSVSYGSLSRIDSDWTYVSAAPLTSVTSPVKLVSKIIVIASAGSLILGLLLSWFASRRIYSPVARMLHLLTPGRNETTPIDAKLDEFELLEQQWNELTSRSVTAHRQLQEQLPHLRDSFVLQLVQGHLYAYNEQDLQQRMRNLGFELEGQQYLLVQMYFTGYEQLQGRFGSQDTGLVTFAAVNITQEVAKNYFKQISVMNFHDLSSAMLVIAPQDEPVKSQALLWGQELVEVIGWTLKMKVTLMVSRPAASLQELPGRFVEMEQAVAYRSVEEGSQILDLEDEECFRRNEAASYPLGLERELLQAVRLGKQAEAERVLEQFMSEITRTGSTEFQVQQMMLQLLGSIQHMMLQTGVTPYKLFGGCNMYERLSGIREPVQMRQWMMNEVFIPYIQEVEARSQEPLKLVVERTMLYIDTHYRSDISLENCADEEQMTPYALSKAFKQVSGINFIDYLTRVRMDAAKQLLRETTMKINDVAAAVGYQHSYFNRIFKKQEGVTPSQYRDQWFGQ; this is translated from the coding sequence ATGGAACCGACTAGGAGCGATCGAATATTTGGCAGATTCAAGCGGTTATCCGATTTGAAGGCAGGAAGGCATAAAGGACGATTTTATCGAAACAGCCTGATGCTTATTTTACTCATTGCCAGCATTCCAGGACTAATCACAGGTATCGTCATGTATCAACAGGTTGTTGGCCGGATGGAAACCGAGTTCAATCAGATGCATCAGAACCAGATCGAGAACCGGGCACGCAATGTGGATGACCAGCTGGCTTATCTGGAGATGAACTTATCCCATTGGGCTTTTGAACCGAGGTTTGGCAATGCACTGCGAACGCTGGATTTTGTGTATTATTTTAATGAAACGCAGGAGATTGTGACTACCTTATACGTATTACAAGGTTCCCATCCGCTGATCAAGTCAGCACAGCTGTATTTGCAGGAACCGAAGCCAATCTTGTTTAATCGGGATTATACCGAATTGAACGATGAAGCCAAAGTACAAGCATATGATCGATACCTTTCCATGGGGAACCACGTGTACTGGACAGACTGGGTTTCCAGCGTCAAAAGAGATACCGAACCTTCGACCAACGATAGTCTACTGCATACGGATGCAGGCAATGCACTCGTTCTAGTACATAAGATACCGGGGGAGAGCATTAATCCGTTTGGTGCATTGATCATCACGCTGGATAATGAGAAAGTCGCCAGTTTATTGAAAACGCTTACTCCTTATGACGAAGGTTTGACGTTCCTCATGGATCAGGAAGGAAACACACTGGTTACCGGTAATCCGGGAACGGCGGGAGAGACTTCTGCTTTTGAGCAGCAGCTAAAAGAAGAAGTAGTCCTGCATGCGGGCAGCCGCTCATTCCTGTTCCGATATGAGGACCAGACCTATTCTGTCTCATACGGTTCATTGAGTCGGATCGATTCAGACTGGACTTACGTCTCCGCAGCACCTTTGACCTCTGTCACTTCACCAGTCAAGCTGGTATCCAAAATCATCGTTATTGCGAGTGCAGGCAGTCTCATCCTAGGGTTGTTGTTATCCTGGTTTGCTTCCCGCCGCATCTATTCGCCTGTAGCACGGATGCTGCATCTGCTTACGCCTGGCAGAAACGAAACAACACCAATTGATGCCAAGCTGGACGAGTTTGAGCTGCTGGAGCAACAGTGGAACGAACTGACCTCCCGGAGTGTCACGGCACATCGCCAATTGCAGGAGCAGCTGCCCCATCTGCGCGACAGCTTTGTCTTACAACTTGTACAGGGGCATCTATATGCCTATAACGAGCAGGATCTTCAGCAGCGGATGCGTAATCTTGGTTTTGAGCTGGAGGGTCAGCAGTATTTGCTGGTGCAGATGTATTTTACGGGGTACGAGCAGCTGCAAGGCAGATTTGGAAGCCAGGATACGGGACTGGTTACTTTTGCAGCAGTGAATATCACTCAGGAAGTGGCGAAAAATTATTTCAAACAGATCAGTGTCATGAACTTTCATGACCTGTCTTCGGCCATGCTTGTGATTGCTCCCCAGGACGAACCTGTGAAATCACAAGCGCTGTTATGGGGACAGGAACTGGTGGAAGTCATTGGATGGACGCTCAAAATGAAGGTGACCTTGATGGTCAGTCGCCCAGCAGCTTCACTTCAGGAACTGCCCGGACGATTCGTCGAGATGGAACAGGCTGTGGCTTATCGCAGTGTGGAGGAAGGAAGTCAGATCCTCGATCTGGAGGATGAGGAGTGTTTCCGCAGAAATGAAGCAGCTTCCTATCCGCTTGGGCTGGAACGCGAGTTGTTACAGGCGGTCAGGCTGGGCAAACAAGCCGAAGCTGAACGTGTGCTGGAACAATTCATGAGTGAGATTACGCGGACGGGCAGTACCGAATTTCAGGTGCAACAGATGATGCTGCAATTGCTCGGCAGCATTCAGCACATGATGCTGCAAACGGGGGTCACACCGTATAAGCTGTTTGGTGGTTGCAACATGTATGAGCGACTATCCGGTATTCGTGAACCTGTACAGATGAGGCAGTGGATGATGAATGAGGTATTCATACCTTATATACAAGAGGTTGAAGCACGATCGCAGGAACCGCTGAAACTGGTGGTGGAACGAACGATGTTGTATATCGATACACATTACCGCAGCGACATTTCGCTGGAAAACTGTGCTGACGAGGAGCAGATGACACCCTATGCACTGAGCAAGGCATTCAAACAGGTATCGGGCATCAATTTTATTGATTATCTGACACGTGTGAGAATGGATGCGGCGAAGCAATTGTTACGTGAGACAACGATGAAAATCAATGATGTTGCTGCGGCTGTGGGATATCAGCATAGTTATTTTAATCGGATCTTCAAGAAACAGGAGGGAGTTACTCCGAGTCAGTATCGCGATCAATGGTTTGGACAATAA
- a CDS encoding sugar ABC transporter permease, translating into MATRPLKQESNWKRQIKRNKWLYVLVLPGFLYFVIFKYLPMWGIIIAFQDYQPFLGIRESNWVGLENFTNFFSNPDFFRLLRNTLVLALYDLIFFFPAPIIIALLLNEIRVAFFKRTIQTLVYVPHFVSMVIIASITYVFLTPQGGVLYDLIAWITGKPIDVLSSPGSFRPLIIVQMMWKEMGWGTIIFLAALAGVDTEQYEASIVDGAGRLRRMWHITLPAIRTTIVILLILRLGNFLDTGFEQIYLMTNSLNRDVADVFDTYVYTVGITQGAFSYSTAVGLFKSVVGIILVLGSNKLAKKFGHPGIY; encoded by the coding sequence ATGGCCACAAGGCCATTAAAACAGGAGTCCAATTGGAAAAGGCAGATTAAACGAAACAAATGGTTATATGTACTTGTGCTTCCCGGCTTTTTGTACTTTGTCATCTTTAAATACTTGCCCATGTGGGGGATCATCATTGCCTTTCAGGATTACCAGCCTTTCCTTGGCATTCGGGAGAGCAACTGGGTGGGGCTAGAGAACTTTACGAACTTTTTCTCCAACCCGGACTTCTTCCGACTATTACGCAATACGCTGGTTCTTGCTCTGTATGATCTTATTTTCTTTTTCCCGGCACCGATCATTATAGCTTTATTATTAAATGAAATTCGGGTCGCTTTCTTCAAAAGAACGATTCAAACGCTGGTCTATGTACCCCATTTTGTATCCATGGTGATTATCGCCAGTATCACGTACGTGTTTCTGACCCCGCAGGGCGGGGTGTTATACGACCTGATCGCCTGGATTACAGGCAAGCCTATTGATGTACTCTCCAGTCCGGGTTCGTTCCGTCCGCTGATTATTGTTCAGATGATGTGGAAGGAGATGGGTTGGGGCACAATCATTTTCTTGGCAGCCCTCGCAGGTGTCGATACGGAACAATATGAAGCCTCCATTGTGGATGGCGCCGGACGATTACGGCGGATGTGGCATATCACGCTTCCAGCCATTCGTACGACCATAGTCATTTTGCTTATTCTCAGACTGGGGAACTTCCTCGATACCGGATTTGAGCAGATCTATCTGATGACCAACTCCCTCAACCGGGATGTAGCGGACGTATTTGATACGTATGTGTACACGGTAGGGATTACGCAAGGTGCATTCAGTTACAGTAC